DNA from bacterium:
GAAAAACTCAACTTTTATAAGCAATTACCTTGCGTTGATCCTCGTGAGTGCGGACTTCAACGCGTTTGCCACAACGTCAGGGCTTTCGATCACCCAGAAGTGTAAGAAGAACAATCGTGGCTCGTCGTCAATCATGTGGTTATGAAGCGCGGTCACTTGAATCCCATTGGCCTGCAACTCTTTCATTACAGGATTCACTTCATCACCGGTGAGAACAAAATCTCCTGTGGCAGCGACTTTCCCTCCTGTCGATTGAAAGTTCAATGCTATAGCCATTCCCATGGATGGAGGAACTTCCTCGCCATTCATTTGAATTTTTCCACTTCTTGGCACGCCGATCTGCAGTACGTTGCCATTCTGATTCCCTTTACGGCCAAGAATTTCTTGGACTTTTTCAAATGAGTTGCCAGCAATGGGTTCCAGGTCCGCTGCAACCGGCGATTTCACTGACTTCAGAGGAGTCTTTGTACGTCCCAATCCGTTTTTGATCGTTTGAGCCAGACGTTCCGCCGGACCGTGTGAGCTGAAATGGACATACATGACCTGCGGTGATTCGCCAATGATATGGTTGTGGATCCCGAGAACTTCAAAACCTCCAGTTTGCAACTGCTGAATGACAGGATTCACTTCGGAAGCAAGTAATACAAGATCTCCCATTGTCATCA
Protein-coding regions in this window:
- a CDS encoding DUF1259 domain-containing protein, with the protein product MKHFVVFFCFLFFCTILFAQDKALDPFQELDRVFEMPGKTQEGGVYKFSWPRSDLRVTVNDVSIETGLALGSWAAFKKSAGNELMTMGDLVLLASEVNPVIQQLQTGGFEVLGIHNHIIGESPQVMYVHFSSHGPAERLAQTIKNGLGRTKTPLKSVKSPVAADLEPIAGNSFEKVQEILGRKGNQNGNVLQIGVPRSGKIQMNGEEVPPSMGMAIALNFQSTGGKVAATGDFVLTGDEVNPVMKELQANGIQVTALHNHMIDDEPRLFFLHFWVIESPDVVANALKSALTRINAR